The Sphingomonas sp. So64.6b genome includes a region encoding these proteins:
- the rpsI gene encoding 30S ribosomal protein S9 translates to MSDNRQSLSDLAGLTNQPAPVASSAPVLAGDEYAPAAPVVVREPMPLREQILDKQGRAYATGRRKDAVARVWIKPGSGKITINGRDQEVYFARPTLRLVINQPFGVAERDGAYDVVCTVKGGGLSGQAGAVKHGISQALTKFEPILRAPVKAAGFLTRDSRTVERKKYGKAKARRSFQFSKR, encoded by the coding sequence ATGTCCGATAATCGCCAGTCGCTTTCCGATCTCGCCGGCCTGACCAATCAGCCGGCACCCGTCGCGTCTTCGGCCCCGGTTCTCGCCGGTGACGAATACGCACCGGCCGCTCCGGTCGTCGTGCGTGAGCCGATGCCGCTGCGCGAGCAGATCCTCGACAAGCAGGGCCGCGCCTATGCGACCGGCCGCCGCAAGGACGCCGTCGCTCGTGTGTGGATCAAGCCGGGTTCGGGCAAGATCACGATCAACGGCCGCGACCAGGAAGTGTATTTCGCACGTCCGACGCTGCGCCTCGTGATCAACCAGCCGTTCGGCGTTGCCGAGCGTGACGGCGCCTATGACGTCGTCTGCACGGTCAAGGGCGGTGGCCTTTCCGGCCAGGCCGGCGCGGTCAAGCACGGCATCAGCCAGGCGCTGACCAAGTTCGAGCCGATCCTGCGCGCGCCCGTCAAGGCCGCCGGTTTCCTGACCCGCGACAGCCGCACGGTCGAGCGCAAGAAGTACGGCAAGGCGAAGGCCCGTCGTAGCTTCCAGTTCTCGAAGCGCTAA
- a CDS encoding PaaI family thioesterase, which yields MTRTAFASNEESIAHMKRVAVDASGFTHFLGVEPVLCWQGESELTLDVRPDMTQHHGFAHGAIIGLMADNACAWAASSVAGDVLTGSYSINFLSPARGSRLRAKGSVIKAGKRQVIVRADVWSESGDSDPVLAAVAQATIIPIG from the coding sequence ATGACCCGCACCGCGTTTGCCAGCAATGAAGAGTCGATCGCCCATATGAAGCGGGTTGCGGTCGACGCGTCGGGCTTCACCCATTTCCTTGGCGTGGAGCCGGTGCTGTGCTGGCAAGGAGAATCGGAACTGACCCTTGATGTGCGCCCCGACATGACTCAGCATCACGGCTTCGCGCATGGCGCGATCATCGGGCTGATGGCCGACAATGCCTGTGCCTGGGCGGCAAGCTCAGTCGCCGGCGATGTCCTGACCGGATCGTACAGCATCAATTTCCTCTCCCCCGCCAGGGGCAGCCGGCTGCGCGCGAAAGGGAGCGTAATCAAGGCGGGCAAAAGACAGGTGATCGTACGGGCCGATGTGTGGTCAGAATCCGGCGATTCGGATCCGGTCCTTGCCGCTGTTGCACAGGCCACGATCATCCCGATCGGCTGA
- the rplM gene encoding 50S ribosomal protein L13, translating to MKALMKTTKSVKPHEVEKKWHIVDADGLVVGRAASIIANVLRGKHKPSFTPHVDCGDNVIVINADKIRFTGNKLKGKIYYRHTGYAGGIKGVAAGKILEGRFPERIIEKAVERMIPRGPLGRQQMRNLRVFAGTEHPHAAQNPEVLDIGSMNRKNKVGN from the coding sequence ATGAAGGCGCTGATGAAGACCACCAAGTCGGTCAAGCCGCACGAAGTGGAAAAGAAGTGGCATATCGTCGATGCCGACGGCCTGGTGGTCGGTCGCGCAGCGTCGATCATCGCCAATGTCCTGCGCGGCAAGCACAAGCCGAGCTTCACCCCGCACGTCGATTGCGGTGACAATGTCATCGTCATCAACGCCGACAAGATCCGCTTCACGGGCAACAAGCTCAAGGGCAAGATCTACTACCGCCACACCGGTTATGCCGGCGGCATCAAGGGCGTCGCGGCGGGCAAGATCCTCGAGGGTCGTTTCCCCGAGCGGATCATCGAAAAGGCCGTTGAGCGGATGATCCCGCGCGGCCCGCTCGGCCGTCAGCAGATGCGCAACCTGCGCGTCTTCGCCGGCACCGAGCATCCGCACGCAGCACAGAACCCAGAGGTTCTCGACATCGGCTCGATGAACCGCAAGAACAAGGTGGGCAACTAA
- a CDS encoding COX15/CtaA family protein, whose protein sequence is MLQVSPTLYPARPRALSIWLFAVAVLIVLMVMVGGITRLTESGLSITQWKPISGIIPPLTHEQWLAEFANYQRIPEYQLINKGMTLAGFKAIFFWEYLHRLLGRVIGMAFALPLIWFAVRKRIPAGYGWRLTALLALGGLQGAIGWWMVASGLSVRTDVSHVRLAVHLVAALVILAGIVWTAFDLRAVARHRLSTPARLTPLAATALLLLFVQIVFGAFTAGLDAGYAFSSWPLMGDGLFPAGVPMMTPGWSNAVDNPVVVQFIHRWFAFVAAAGLVTLAWRAASAGGRRSAYAVIALVIFQILLGISTLLSGVQIDIAVAHQVNAALLLIAATSAAHAIGKKAL, encoded by the coding sequence ATGTTGCAGGTATCCCCAACCTTGTATCCCGCGCGCCCGCGCGCCCTGTCGATCTGGCTGTTCGCGGTCGCCGTGCTGATCGTGTTGATGGTGATGGTCGGGGGCATCACCCGGCTGACCGAATCGGGGCTGTCGATCACACAGTGGAAACCGATCAGCGGGATCATCCCGCCGCTGACCCATGAACAATGGCTCGCCGAGTTCGCCAATTATCAGCGCATCCCGGAATATCAGTTGATCAACAAGGGCATGACTCTCGCCGGGTTCAAGGCGATCTTCTTCTGGGAATATCTTCACCGCCTGCTCGGCCGGGTGATCGGCATGGCGTTCGCGCTGCCACTGATCTGGTTCGCGGTGCGCAAGCGCATTCCGGCCGGTTATGGCTGGCGGTTGACCGCGCTGCTCGCGCTCGGCGGCCTGCAAGGCGCGATCGGCTGGTGGATGGTCGCATCGGGCCTGTCGGTACGCACCGATGTCAGCCATGTGCGGCTCGCGGTGCATTTGGTCGCGGCGCTGGTGATCCTCGCCGGCATCGTGTGGACCGCGTTCGACCTGCGAGCGGTCGCGCGGCACCGGCTGAGCACACCGGCGCGGCTGACCCCGCTGGCGGCAACCGCGCTTCTCCTGCTGTTCGTGCAGATCGTCTTCGGCGCGTTCACCGCCGGGCTCGATGCCGGATATGCCTTTTCGAGCTGGCCGCTGATGGGCGATGGCCTGTTCCCCGCTGGCGTGCCGATGATGACCCCGGGCTGGAGCAACGCGGTCGACAATCCGGTCGTGGTCCAGTTCATCCATCGCTGGTTCGCCTTTGTCGCGGCGGCGGGCCTGGTCACGCTGGCCTGGCGCGCGGCAAGCGCGGGCGGGCGGCGATCCGCCTATGCGGTGATCGCCCTGGTCATTTTCCAGATTCTGCTCGGCATCTCAACTCTGCTCAGCGGCGTGCAGATCGACATCGCCGTCGCGCATCAGGTCAATGCCGCACTGCTGCTGATCGCCGCCACCTCCGCCGCGCACGCGATCGGAAAGAAAGCGCTTTAA
- the dxs gene encoding 1-deoxy-D-xylulose-5-phosphate synthase: MSDVPETPLLDTVHTPADLRKLPVAQLRQLADELRAETISAVGTTGGHLGSGLGVVELTVAIHYVFDTPDDRLVWDVGHQCYPHKILTGRRDRIRTLRMGGGLSGFTKRSESEYDPFGAAHSSTSISASLGFAIANKLSGKPGKGIAVIGDGAMSAGMAYEAMNNAARAGNRLIVILNDNDMSIAPPVGGLSAYLARMVSSSEYLGLRSLAKKLTRKLSRRVHQAAEKAEEFARGMATGGTLFEELGFYYVGPIDGHNLDHLIPVLENVRDAAEGPILVHVVTKKGKGYAPAEASADKYHGVQKFDVITGAQAKSPPGPPAYQNVFGAALVAEAAKDDRICAITAAMPSGTGLDKFAAAYPDRFFDVGIAEQHAVTFAAGLAAQGMRPFCAIYSTFLQRAYDQVVHDVAIQNLPVRFAIDRAGLVGADGATHAGSFDITYLATLPNFVVMAAADEAELVHMTHTCVMHDSGPIAVRYPRGNGTGIALPEVPERLEIGKGRIVREGKKVAILSLGTRLAEALKAADALDAKGLSTTVADLRFAKPLDEALIRKLLTTHEVAVTIEEASVGGLGAHVLTLASDTGLIDAGLKLRTMRLPDVFQDQDKPEKQYADAGLDADAIVETVLKALRHNSGAVIEGARA; the protein is encoded by the coding sequence ATGTCTGACGTTCCAGAAACGCCGTTGCTCGACACGGTTCATACACCTGCGGATCTTCGCAAACTGCCGGTGGCCCAGCTGCGGCAACTCGCCGACGAGCTTCGCGCCGAAACCATTTCGGCGGTCGGCACCACCGGAGGGCATCTCGGTTCGGGACTCGGCGTGGTCGAACTGACCGTGGCGATCCATTATGTGTTCGACACGCCCGACGACCGGCTGGTGTGGGACGTCGGTCACCAATGCTATCCGCACAAGATACTGACCGGACGGCGAGATCGCATCCGCACCTTGCGCATGGGCGGTGGCCTGTCCGGCTTCACCAAGCGTAGCGAGAGCGAATATGACCCGTTCGGTGCGGCGCATAGTTCGACCTCGATCTCCGCCTCGCTCGGCTTCGCGATCGCCAACAAATTGTCGGGCAAGCCCGGCAAGGGTATTGCGGTGATCGGCGACGGGGCAATGTCGGCGGGCATGGCTTATGAGGCGATGAACAATGCCGCGCGCGCGGGCAACCGGCTGATCGTCATCCTCAACGATAACGACATGTCGATCGCGCCGCCTGTCGGCGGGCTGTCGGCCTATCTTGCGCGGATGGTGTCGTCGAGCGAGTATCTCGGCCTGCGTAGCCTCGCCAAGAAGCTGACGCGGAAACTCTCACGCCGGGTGCATCAGGCGGCGGAAAAGGCCGAGGAGTTCGCGCGCGGCATGGCGACCGGCGGGACTCTGTTCGAGGAGTTGGGCTTTTATTATGTCGGGCCGATCGATGGCCATAATCTCGACCATCTCATCCCGGTGCTGGAGAATGTCCGCGACGCAGCCGAAGGTCCGATCCTGGTCCATGTCGTGACCAAGAAGGGCAAGGGCTATGCCCCGGCCGAGGCCTCGGCGGATAAATATCACGGCGTGCAGAAATTCGACGTGATCACCGGCGCGCAGGCCAAATCGCCGCCGGGACCGCCCGCCTATCAGAATGTGTTCGGTGCGGCTTTGGTCGCGGAAGCGGCAAAGGACGACCGCATCTGCGCGATCACCGCGGCGATGCCGTCGGGCACGGGGCTCGACAAGTTCGCGGCGGCCTATCCCGATCGCTTCTTCGATGTCGGCATCGCCGAGCAGCACGCGGTGACCTTCGCAGCGGGGCTCGCGGCGCAGGGCATGCGGCCCTTCTGCGCGATCTACTCGACCTTCCTGCAGCGCGCCTATGATCAGGTCGTGCACGACGTTGCGATCCAGAATTTGCCGGTACGCTTCGCAATCGACCGTGCCGGGCTGGTCGGCGCCGATGGCGCGACTCATGCCGGCAGCTTCGACATTACCTATCTCGCGACCTTGCCCAATTTCGTCGTGATGGCCGCGGCGGACGAGGCCGAGCTGGTGCATATGACGCATACTTGCGTGATGCACGACAGCGGCCCGATCGCGGTGCGTTATCCGCGCGGCAATGGCACCGGGATCGCGCTGCCCGAGGTTCCGGAACGGCTCGAGATCGGCAAGGGCCGTATCGTGCGCGAAGGCAAGAAAGTGGCGATCCTCTCGCTCGGTACGCGCCTGGCGGAAGCGCTCAAGGCGGCCGATGCGCTCGACGCCAAGGGGCTGAGCACGACGGTCGCCGATCTGCGCTTTGCCAAGCCGCTCGATGAGGCGTTGATCCGCAAACTGCTGACCACGCATGAAGTCGCGGTGACGATCGAGGAAGCCTCGGTCGGCGGACTTGGCGCGCATGTGCTGACACTGGCGAGCGATACCGGCCTGATCGATGCAGGGCTGAAGCTGCGCACGATGCGCTTGCCGGATGTGTTCCAGGATCAGGACAAGCCGGAAAAGCAGTACGCCGATGCCGGATTGGATGCCGATGCGATCGTCGAGACGGTGCTGAAGGCACTGCGGCACAATAGCGGCGCGGTGATCGAGGGCGCGCGGGCCTAG
- a CDS encoding TIGR01777 family oxidoreductase — MTSALLAFLTRLEHRPEVLVSGSAIGFYGIEDCGAIDESVGQGRGFAAELCARWEAAARQGEALGIRTILLRTGIVLGNSGGMLASLLPIFEAGLGGPVGHGRQVMSWIHRDDLVRLIVAAVADVEIDGVLNATAPNPVSSRAFAAALGQALRRPANLPLPSAPLRLALGDLAEELLLGGQKVLPVKAVFHGFRFRYPRIEQALGDLVGHPAAHIPTPTRPFVEARLLH; from the coding sequence GTGACCAGCGCGCTGCTGGCGTTTTTGACCCGGCTCGAGCATCGGCCCGAGGTGCTGGTCAGCGGTTCCGCGATCGGCTTTTACGGTATCGAGGATTGCGGCGCGATCGACGAGAGTGTCGGACAAGGCCGGGGCTTTGCCGCCGAGCTCTGCGCGCGTTGGGAAGCGGCGGCGCGCCAGGGCGAGGCGCTGGGTATTCGCACCATCCTGTTGCGCACCGGGATCGTGCTTGGGAATAGCGGCGGGATGCTGGCGAGCCTGTTGCCGATCTTCGAAGCCGGTCTTGGCGGACCGGTCGGGCATGGGCGGCAGGTGATGAGCTGGATCCATCGCGACGACCTGGTCCGCCTGATTGTCGCCGCGGTCGCCGATGTGGAAATTGACGGCGTGCTCAATGCAACGGCGCCCAATCCGGTGAGCAGCCGCGCCTTTGCCGCTGCGCTCGGCCAGGCATTGCGTCGGCCGGCGAACCTGCCGCTCCCCTCGGCGCCGCTTCGTCTTGCGCTGGGTGACCTGGCCGAGGAGCTGCTGCTTGGTGGGCAGAAGGTGTTGCCGGTCAAGGCGGTCTTCCATGGCTTTCGCTTTCGCTATCCGCGCATTGAACAGGCGTTGGGCGATCTCGTCGGACATCCGGCGGCCCATATTCCGACGCCGACACGACCGTTTGTCGAAGCAAGGCTGCTGCATTGA
- a CDS encoding MerC domain-containing protein → MSEHVHPRYLGWIESHADRLAIGLSGLCMVHCLTSAVLFALLSTAGGLLLAPIFHEVGLTIAIGFGIIALGRGIVTHGYMMPAAVGSMGLGIMAGAMTLPHDGSGGETIWTLVGVGILALGHDLNRRAVN, encoded by the coding sequence ATGTCGGAACATGTTCACCCCCGCTATCTCGGCTGGATCGAGTCGCATGCCGATCGCCTGGCGATCGGGCTATCGGGGCTGTGCATGGTGCACTGCCTGACCAGCGCGGTTCTGTTCGCGCTGCTATCGACGGCAGGCGGGCTGCTGCTCGCGCCGATCTTCCACGAAGTCGGCCTGACCATTGCGATCGGCTTCGGCATCATCGCGCTGGGTCGCGGTATCGTCACGCACGGCTATATGATGCCGGCAGCAGTCGGATCGATGGGCCTTGGCATCATGGCGGGCGCGATGACCCTGCCGCATGACGGCAGCGGCGGCGAGACGATCTGGACACTGGTCGGCGTCGGTATTCTCGCGCTCGGCCATGATCTCAACCGCCGCGCGGTGAACTGA
- a CDS encoding GNAT family N-acetyltransferase has translation MSSFSHRLATHDDIPAITALMNRAIDSLQSAYLSPEEVAASRLSMGLDTQLIADGTYFLIEDGARLAGCGGWSHRATLYGGNHSTELRDDRLLDPATEPARIRAMYTDPDFVRRGVGRLILSLSEAAARAAGFKRAEMMATLSGEPLYLACGYEPIERVMKMTVEGPPVPGVRMGKALV, from the coding sequence ATGAGCAGCTTCTCCCACCGCCTTGCGACGCACGACGACATCCCTGCCATCACCGCCCTGATGAACCGCGCGATCGACTCACTACAGAGTGCCTATCTGTCGCCCGAAGAAGTCGCGGCGAGCCGGCTGAGCATGGGCCTGGATACGCAACTGATCGCCGACGGCACCTATTTCCTGATCGAGGACGGCGCTCGCCTCGCTGGCTGTGGCGGTTGGAGCCACCGCGCGACACTCTATGGCGGCAATCACAGCACCGAATTGCGCGACGATCGCCTGCTCGACCCGGCAACCGAGCCGGCGCGGATTCGCGCGATGTATACCGACCCCGATTTCGTGCGGCGCGGCGTCGGCCGGCTGATCCTGTCGCTGTCCGAAGCGGCGGCGCGTGCAGCCGGTTTCAAGCGCGCCGAGATGATGGCGACGCTGTCGGGCGAACCGCTTTACCTGGCGTGCGGATACGAGCCGATCGAGCGGGTCATGAAGATGACGGTGGAAGGACCGCCGGTGCCCGGCGTCCGGATGGGGAAGGCGCTGGTCTGA
- a CDS encoding helix-turn-helix domain-containing protein translates to MKSYQPSRSPCPVGRASRVIGDRWALLILREAFLGAERFDQFLERLDISRAALSSRLGILVAGGVFERVPPEGKRAVYRLTDAGQALKPTYEALRAWGDAWLFAGEDRDGQGAR, encoded by the coding sequence ATGAAATCCTATCAGCCGTCCCGTTCGCCATGCCCGGTCGGTCGCGCCTCGCGTGTTATCGGCGATCGCTGGGCGCTGTTGATTCTGCGCGAGGCGTTCCTCGGTGCGGAGCGGTTCGACCAGTTTCTCGAGCGGCTCGACATTTCGCGCGCGGCGTTGAGTTCGCGGCTCGGCATCCTTGTCGCTGGCGGCGTTTTCGAACGCGTGCCGCCGGAGGGGAAGCGCGCGGTCTATCGCCTGACCGATGCAGGGCAAGCGCTGAAGCCGACCTATGAGGCGTTACGCGCCTGGGGCGATGCCTGGTTATTCGCGGGGGAGGACC
- a CDS encoding alpha/beta hydrolase has translation MGIFSPFDPAQPTILTVPGLGGSGPSHWQTLWESSRPDTVRVELGMWNTPHRNAWVTKLDQAIRRAQAPVILAGHSLGCLAIAWWAELTRQPYGWPVAGALLVAPADADRAKAQDELKAFGPTPSTPLPFPSIVVASRDDPWIDIDRAHSLAVSWGSHFVDAGEQGHLNAASGIGWWSEGQELLERVIAAGSDRRGKTRQPSDARSILAINATEAAQEHYLGA, from the coding sequence ATGGGCATCTTTTCGCCGTTCGACCCTGCGCAACCGACCATCTTGACGGTCCCCGGGCTGGGCGGTTCAGGCCCCTCGCACTGGCAAACGCTATGGGAAAGCTCGCGGCCCGACACGGTTCGTGTCGAGCTCGGCATGTGGAACACGCCGCATCGCAACGCCTGGGTGACCAAGCTCGACCAGGCGATCCGTCGGGCGCAGGCGCCGGTGATCCTTGCCGGGCATAGCCTGGGCTGCCTCGCCATTGCCTGGTGGGCGGAACTGACGCGCCAGCCCTATGGCTGGCCGGTAGCGGGCGCCTTGCTGGTCGCACCGGCCGATGCCGATCGTGCCAAGGCGCAGGATGAATTGAAGGCGTTCGGCCCGACGCCGTCCACGCCCCTGCCCTTCCCCTCGATCGTCGTCGCCAGCCGCGATGATCCATGGATCGATATCGACCGCGCGCACAGCTTGGCGGTATCCTGGGGCAGCCATTTCGTCGACGCCGGGGAACAGGGGCATTTGAACGCGGCGAGCGGTATCGGCTGGTGGAGTGAAGGGCAGGAACTGCTCGAACGCGTCATCGCCGCAGGCAGCGACCGTCGCGGCAAGACGCGCCAGCCAAGCGACGCGCGCTCGATCCTCGCGATCAACGCGACCGAGGCCGCGCAGGAGCATTATCTGGGGGCATAG
- a CDS encoding transcriptional repressor, producing the protein MAAHHHHNEPQGADLAKAAQATLEKSGEQWTAMREQIFKALAGFDKPASAYDIAEAVSKSEGRRVAANSVYRILDLFVASNLARRVESANAYVANAHPDCLHDCIFLVCDSCGQTVHIDDDHITKGVRSAAAATGFSPVRPVIEVRGTCAECETPS; encoded by the coding sequence ATGGCCGCGCATCATCATCACAACGAACCGCAAGGCGCCGATCTTGCCAAAGCGGCACAGGCGACGCTCGAGAAGTCGGGCGAGCAATGGACCGCGATGCGCGAGCAAATCTTCAAGGCGCTCGCCGGATTCGACAAGCCGGCTTCGGCCTATGACATCGCGGAGGCGGTGTCGAAATCCGAAGGGCGTCGCGTCGCCGCCAACAGCGTCTATCGTATCCTCGACCTGTTCGTGGCGTCGAACCTCGCGCGTCGCGTCGAAAGCGCCAATGCCTATGTCGCCAATGCGCATCCCGACTGCCTGCACGACTGCATTTTCCTGGTTTGCGACAGTTGCGGACAGACCGTTCATATCGACGACGACCATATCACCAAGGGCGTCCGCTCAGCCGCGGCCGCTACCGGCTTCTCGCCGGTGCGGCCGGTGATCGAAGTGCGCGGTACGTGCGCCGAATGCGAAACGCCGAGCTAG